ttgaggttttctttttatcttcTCATAGGTGGGCTGGCTTTGTGGGAGCTTACCGACAACCTACATACATTTGTGGAGCAGAGCTCAGCAGTAGAACATGATGATATTGTGTCGTCCGTTTGTGTTTGTGCAGGAGGATCAAATCTCCTCTCAGCTAGCTATGACAGATCGTAAGTGGAGCTTTGTGGATAGAAATCTGCTTTTTGTTTGTCTGTGATAATCTTGGTGTTGTTGGCACTGATATCGTTCAATAATTTAACCTCAGTGATATTCACGCGAAATTTAGCACATGTTCACTTATACATATGACAATATACAGTCAACTgggaaaaacaaattaaaatttgtattgTCCTGCGATCAGGCTATGCTATTgtaacaaaattgaaattgaatgcTTATCTTGCTTGTTCTGAGTATCTCTTTTGATTATCTTTTACAGTGTTAAAGTTTGGGACCAAGAGACACTTCAATCAATTCATACATATAGAGGTTTGtagtatttgttaaatatatagcttatttatttaaaattgaatgttttataatgtattgttcaACATTAACACATGTTCTACGATGGAGAAAATGCTAATATTTTAGTATTAAAATTATCTCGCATAActataaacattcatttatcagcccacaaataaataaaatgtacatacatgtacaatgttgtACCTTACTTAAAAGCAGGAGAGGTGGCTAACTTTCAAGTCAAATTGTAACAAATGTTGTTGCACAAGTTATAAATAGCAATAATAATAACTagattcatttgaaaaaatgccaGAAATTGCAAGTCCGACACTATTTGCAGGTCATTCCGATGTTGTACACTGTGTATGTGGCCTCCCAAGTCAATCAGATGTGTTCCTAACCGCGTCACAAGATGGCAATGTGTGCCTCTGGGATACACGTAAACCCAAACCAGTCTCAAGACTCAGTAAGTGACACAGTACCTTCTGGAATTAGTTTCGAGCCatttaaatttttcatttttagctctgcTAGCCAAAGGGGTGAGGATCTTATGCCATGTTTCGTAGCAAGTCATCCAACAATTGCTTGGTAATGTCATatagtcttcagttttgattaatCAGATTTATATAGTAGTAATTCATCCCTGAGAGTTCAGTTCCTTTGgaaaaaccagccagatcggCCCATGCATGACTTGaaattatcaaaaattgtaTTGTAAGCAGTCAAAAATTATAGCCTAAGAGAGACAACTTGTTTATAGACattgcagttgttgtttttagttttactCTCCCCTGCTTTTGCTTACGAGGTGAAAACTGGCCAAAGATGAAGTGTCCATCTTTTAAGGGTTTGTCTGAAACACAATTGTTTGCaaacttttattcaaataatgccCCTCAATAAAAAATCACCTAGGTAACTGACCCAGGAAAACCATATATACAAGGAACATGAAGGTGTTGATgcattgttgttattgttatggTGTGATATTGACTAATATCTTATCACCATCTAAAGGAGCTATTCACATTGCGTCATATGGAATAAAAAGGCTGATAAATCCTAGCGTAGGAATTAAAAACTACCATCATAAACTGTTTCAAATAACCTGTTTTCAGACAAATCACCTCTGCAGTCATTGCCAACATGTGTAGCCTGGCAGCCAGGAGAGGAGCATACTTACGTGGTTGGCGGGGAGTGTGGTTCCCTGGTTGTCAAAGATACACGGGCTGCTGTATCTGATCACATCACCCTTCGCCCACACCACAGGCCTGTCACCCGCGTCTCATTCCAGACTGACAGGCAagagatttattttttatcagtttattaGAAATGAGAGCTTTAAAGCCAAGTCAAATTTCTGGGTTCATTACAAAGTAAAGTAAATGGTTTTGAGGCTTCAAATTGGCCATTTTATCACTTTCTgctttgtttgttatttgtgaCACATTTAGCCAATACAAGTTTGTAAATGGTTATTTTCTCTCCAGGAGCTCCACATTGGCCTCGGTATCTGAGGACTGTACGGTGGTGGTTGTGGATATCGCTGAACAACAACCAAAACAGCTGTAAGTTGATCACTCATGAACTTACATATTCaattatgtatttgatttttCTTTAGTTATTGTGTTTATGTCTCGTGCTTGCAGAGTTAGATTTGGGACTTGCATGCTGGCAAAAAGCGAGTGAAAATTAAACAGGCTTGCAACGTTCCCCAAGTGGATATTTATATCTTCAGATCAAACGTAGAGCACTAGATTGTAAAACAAGGCTATTTGATTACCAGATACATTGTATCTGTTGCGCGCACTTTTGTTAAGGATGCGAGAGCATTAGCTATGGACATGACGAAATAGTTCTGCTTTGTCATTGGTTGATTGGAGCACGTCAGTCTCCAGACACATTGGGTTTTCCCTTGAATACTCTAGGAGACTGTTATACACTTATACATCATGATCTGcgatttaattaatgataacaattaacattatttgcagACAACATAGtttgatgtatatttttttgtgttatattcaACAATGCTTGATAAACTCAGGagtataaaaatgaatgttgtcAAACTCTATGATTGTCTTATATATGATGATTGTGGGTACACTGCAGCTGGTAACAGacaaaatagttcaattttaGGACCTTCATTTTGCTTTGAACACATGCTTTGAATTGTGACGATATTTAATGTCATTATTTGAGAAAGAACTAAAATTACTCGCAAGAGTgcataatatcataatatacaTAGCTAAATTCTAACCCTGATGTGGTGAAGATTTGTTTTCTCAATGGAAATTCATCTAACTTAGGTGTTCCTTAACAGttcatacattttaatgatactGGTACTTTGATAAACTCACGTACCTAAACGGTCTCAGTTTTAAAAGTTCTTGAATGTATTGACTTGCTACTGGAGCTCTGATTCtaagaataaatatatgtttaattttattattaatcttATTTCTCCATCCAGGTACAGAAGCACAGCCCACAAGGACTTTGTTCGCGGGGTATCATGGGCCAATGATGGCACAAGCATTGAGAAACTTATCACATGTGGCTGGGACTCAAACGTGATTTCCCACTTGGTTCCACGCTGGAGTAAGTCTAATGATCCTGCTGCTGGGGACCAGGTGAAAATGGAGGTAAATGGAGAACCAGCAGAAACACAGGAAGTCAAAGGGAGCAACTCTGGTCGCTTAGCAACTAAGATTGAAAATGTGGTCAACGGGAATGGAGATGCTGATTTGGGTGATTTGAGCCAAGTGAACACTAAAGCTGTTGTGGAAACACCGACATGATGTTTGTGGCAATTAAGTTGTaagatttgtttcattttgtgaaaCTGAAAAACCAATGTTTTGTTGGTTTGAAGTTCTGAACAAATATGCATGTGTGTAAAAACATAAGAACACTTCATGCTTTCTGTTCATACGCCATTCGTGCACTCTTAGTTACTTGTCTTTCAAgtctttcatgtttttgtatctATCTCAGGAAGTCCTGAAGAGATCAGTTTTGCAaccatgatttttttctgtaattgaATATGATCAGTTTGATTTTGCAAACAAGTGATTAATATGTTTCTGTACAGTAATTGGTTATAAAATCACTTTGATACCCAAAATAAGtcataattataatcaaaaacGATTTGGGCGATATCAAATTATGGAAATTGAAATCCTTTCTTTATCAGTGTGATCAGATATAAGTGCTTTCATATAACATTTAAGGGACAAAGTAATGTAAAATACTTAGTGTTCTTTATCAGAAACCTTCATTTAATTCAACTGTGGAAGATTTAATGAGGAAAATCATTTTCAACCGGAAGACAAATTCATCTAATTTTATACCCTCAAAGGGCGGCATATAGTAATCAGACTGTCTGTACGTCCATCCATGCGGTCAGTTTCTTATCCTTTATTAAAGAGCGCTTGGCTCCAGCAACCTGATATTTTGTAGAAAGGTGATTCGTGACGAGTAGCAAATGGCCTCTTTCAATTTTGAGGTCAGGTCAAGGTTGTGACGaccttgttaaatattgatttaaattgcCATGCATGACATTTGTGTTCTCATCTCAATCAATGGTCAAGGTCCCATTTTCAGGTTGATGCTGAACAAAACTAAGTTACCAAAGTATCTCTGCCATTATGATTTACCTGAAAACGGAAATTTTATTAAACCTGACAGAGTTGTAGAGCTCCttgaaaagttatgttaagaTAAATGGCATTTattcaaaccttttattcaacatgGGAATTTATCTGTGACGGAATTTATCTGTAATTTAGATATTAAAGCTATGATCCTGAAATACTTGGTAGCTAGCTAAGTGAGTAACACTTCTGTGTGCTTTAGTCTTAACAAAACAAGTATCAATTCTATTCccttaatatatttaattatccAACAATGCTTGTGGGATGTAATGGGAATATGTTCCATTGATGTCAAAGATATGTCtaacatttaacaattttgagAACAATTGATTCATAAAATCTGTTTTAATTTCGCTGACAAATGCATTGGTTTAGATTTCAAGCATTATTCTTGATATGAGTATcataatttttatgttaatcttttatttgttttgaagatGTGTTCTATTTTGTTTAGTTGAGGTTTGAGATTCAGTACAACTCTTGTTTCACttccatacatatatatgcagtTTTGAAGGGCTTTATAGTTGTTAAAGGCACATATTATCtgattaaaacttgaaaacatttatgatttaccATCAGTTATTTCTGTGATGCCTTGTCTGAGTAATCTCACCGTCATGGGCATAAAAATTGGTCACATCCTGTTTTCCGACTCCACGGGGCCTGTTTCATAAAAGATATTTTGGTCGTATTTCATGTTGGTAAGCATTTAAAAATTAGCCAAATTTAAGTTGAAAACTAAGCTAAGTAAGtgagagataaaaaaaaacatcaatgacTTCAAATGGGTTACGTTTTTTGCAGTTATGACAAATATCCTGTAATGAAACGGGGCCCCCAAGGCCCCTATTTGAACACACTTGGTAAATGACCTCATACCAACTATCTGACGGCACCAAACAAAGATTGTCTAtgtgttgtacatgtatacaaaatatatcgGCTTTATGAATTATGGTGCCAGTCTGAGTTTCTTACTAATGTGAGATACCAAATGTATGTGACCCCTCGTTTCAGACGAGTTCTTGTATacgaaaatgaaattatgagCACTGGCGGTACCAACACTGACCCTAGGTGAACAAATTTACTAACTTTGTACTCCTGATAAATGCGTCCTCTATGTTTTGAATAACAAGGCCAATGTCAATCCAGACCTGAAACGATTTGAAATAACCACCTCTTTTTTTCCGAATATCCGCTAGCGGTTTTGGTCAAGACAAGTCTGTAGATACACTGAGATGGGGCCAATCCTGAACCCATGGACACGATTTGATGTGTGTAATGGATCGCTAGCTAATGCCCTTAACAAACTTGAGGATAGCGATCTTTTACAAGAAGTTGTTATAAGTTTATTTGGTAAACTGTAAGTCTATATAGAATTAATGAGTTCCGGGCGCTGATATAATCCTGACACGagatatatgttttgaatacactTGTTTGGTAAGGGACCTCTATTTAATGCTACATGCCAACTACCTTAAAACACTTGTCACGAAGATTGGTAAAGCATATTGCCAGACGTTAGTTTTCTCTACATGGAGATTAGGACAGAGCATGATAGGATGAAAAGGTTTGGCAAATGCCCTTTAACCACTCTTGGTGTGATGTTGACATAGCCATTACTTAGCCACAGTCATATTCCGCAGGTACATTCTGTCACTCTCACAAGCAACCTATCCTGGAATGTACACGCGGACATGACCAAAAAGGTCAACAACGCGCTCAGTGTCCATGATGACTAAAGCTCACAGTGTACATGAGCCTGGAGAGGGCCCTTACATTTGTACGCTTCAGTCACCTGGAACCCTCACGCCTGCATGAGTACCCGTCAACTGGAGGAAACTCAATGTAGATCAGCCAGGTCTGTCGACCGTATGACTAGCAGTGGCAGCAGCATTAGCCAATTGATATTTACTCGGCTTGGACCCTATACAACACGAAGGTCCAACAACAAACTGGCGATTATGTACAGGATTACCCACGGTCTCATTGACATCCCGATTGACAAATTCCTCCACTCGCTACATTTAACAAATGTGACTGTACCATATACGATACCTTTTCCCTTTCTGAATGACAGATATCTTTCTTTGGGTATTCGACCTCAGAAGCAGCTGCCAGACATCGTCAACACAGTGTCAGCCTTGGACGCCTCCGCTAATAGCTATGTATAACGATCTAAACAGTTTAAGTTTAACAGGGGTAACCTTACATATTTTGTGGCAGAGGAATCGGAAACAAACTTCTGTTTAATAAGGGTAACCTTACCCATTTTGTGGCAAAGGAATCGGAAACAAACTTCTGTTTAATAAGGGTAACCTTACCCATTTTGTGGCAGAGCATTCGGAAACAAACTTCTGTTTAATAAGGGTAACCTTGCCCATTTTGTGGCAGAACATTCGGAAACAAACTTCTGTTTAATAAGGGTAACCTTGCCCATTTTGTGGCAGAACATTCGGAAACAAACTTCTGTTTAATAAGGGTAACCTTACCCATTTTGTGGCAGAGCATTCGGAAACAAACTTCTGTTTAATAAGGGTAACCTTACCCATTTTGTGGCAGAGAAATCGGAAACAAACTTCTGTTTAATAAGGGTAACCTTACCCATTTTGTGGCAGAGAAATCGGAAACAAACTTCTGTTTAATAAGGGTAACCTTACCCATTTTGTGGCAGAGAAATCGGAAACAAACTTCTGTTTAATAGGGGTAACCTTACCCATTTTGTGGCAGAGAAATCGGAAACAAACTTCTGTTTAATAAGGGTAACCTTACCCATTTTGTGGCAGAGAAATCGGAAACAAACTTCTGTTTAATAGGGG
The DNA window shown above is from Mya arenaria isolate MELC-2E11 chromosome 6, ASM2691426v1 and carries:
- the LOC128236564 gene encoding methylosome protein 50-like, encoding MDQVPAAMDRHFEVIHYHKNGGILLGASSLTGRYWFGSIWYFEDPGVAPDVEKCTAGVQLEAGLSDACWLDQTRVLVGMDTGGLALWELTDNLHTFVEQSSAVEHDDIVSSVCVCAGGSNLLSASYDRSVKVWDQETLQSIHTYRGHSDVVHCVCGLPSQSDVFLTASQDGNVCLWDTRKPKPVSRLNKSPLQSLPTCVAWQPGEEHTYVVGGECGSLVVKDTRAAVSDHITLRPHHRPVTRVSFQTDRSSTLASVSEDCTVVVVDIAEQQPKQLYRSTAHKDFVRGVSWANDGTSIEKLITCGWDSNVISHLVPRWSKSNDPAAGDQVKMEVNGEPAETQEVKGSNSGRLATKIENVVNGNGDADLGDLSQVNTKAVVETPT